The following coding sequences lie in one Calypte anna isolate BGI_N300 chromosome 7, bCalAnn1_v1.p, whole genome shotgun sequence genomic window:
- the SP5 gene encoding transcription factor Sp5 — MAAVAVLRNDSLQAFLQDRTPSASPDLAKHSPLALLAATCSRIGQPGAAPSDFLQVSYDPTLGSPSRIFHPWSGEMPAHSPGGLPPPHPSLGLTPQKNHLQPSFGGAHELPLTPPADPSYPYEFSPVKMLPSSMAALPSSCPPAYVPYAAQAALPPGYSNLLPPAQPCRQLSPNPPPEDIPWWSIQQAGAPGGCGHRFPAAAALPRSLVLGHSDFAQYQTQIAALLQTKSPLAATARRCRRCRCPNCQSAAGSAPEAEPGKKKQHICHIPGCGKVYGKTSHLKAHLRWHTGERPFVCNWLFCGKSFTRSDELQRHLRTHTGEKRFVCPECGKRFMRSDHLAKHVKTHQNKKLKAAADGVKREDGRDL; from the exons ATGGCCGCGGTGGCTGTCCTCCGGAACGACTCGCTCCAGGCTTTCCTCCAG GACCGCACCCCCAGCGCCTCCCCAGATTTGGCCAAGCACTCGCCGCTGGCCCTTCTGGCCGCCACCTGTAGCCGAATCGGACAGCCGGGCGCAGCGCCCTCGGATTTCCTGCAAGTCTCCTACGACCCGACGCTGGGATCCCCCTCCAGGATCTTCCACCCGTGGAGCGGCGAGATGCCGGCGCACTCCCCGGGGGGGCTGCCGCCGCCGcaccccagcctggggctgaCCCCTCAGAAAAACCACCTGCAGCCCTCTTTCGGTGGGGCGCACGAACTGCCCCTCACTCCCCCGGCGGACCCCTCCTACCCCTACGAGTTTTCCCCCGTCAAGATGCTCCCCTCCTCCATGGCCGCCCTGCCGTCCAGCTGCCCCCCCGCCTACGTCCCCTACGCCGCCCAGGCCGCCCTGCCGCCCGGATACTCCAACCTGCTGCCTCCGGCGCAGCCTTGCCGGCAGCTCTCGCCCAATCCGCCGCCCGAGGACATCCCCTGGTGGAGCATCCAGCAGGCCGGCGCCCCAGGCGGCTGCGGCCACCGCTTCCCCGCGGCCGCGGCGCTCCCGCGAAGCCTGGTGCTGGGCCACTCGGACTTCGCCCAGTACCAGACGCAGATCGCCGCCCTGCTGCAGACCAAGTCTCCCCTGGCGGCCACGGCCAGGAGGtgccgccgctgccgctgccccAACTGCCAGTCGGCCGCGGGCAGCGCCCCGGAGGCGGAGCCGGGCAAGAAGAAGCAGCACATCTGCCACATCCCCGGCTGCGGCAAGGTGTACGGCAAGACCTCGCACCTGAAGGCGCACCTGCGCTGGCACACGGGCGAGCGGCCCTTCGTCTGCAACTGGCTCTTCTGCGGGAAGAGCTTCACCCGCTCCGACGAGCTGCAGCGGCACCTGCGGACTCACACAGGCGAGAAGCGCTTCGTATGCCCCGAGTGCGGGAAGCGCTTCATGCGCAGCGACCACCTGGCCAAGCACGTCAAGACCCACCAGAACAAGAAGCTGAAGGCGGCGGCGGACGGCGTCAAGCGGGAGGACGGACGCGACCTGTGA